GATTTTGGACATCCAGAATGTCCAGCCACGGTGGATAGAGGCAACAACCTGCTCATTGGCATCTGCAATATTCAGGGTGAACGGAAATATTGCCTTGCTGAGAAAAAGACGGAGGAATTTGTGGAACAGCGGCACTTCCTGGCGGATGTTACCTATCTGCTGACCATCCTGATTAAATACTTTATAGGCGTTCGCAAATTTCAGCAAACCCACCTTTTCATCAATGAAGAAATCGTCGTACTGAAAAAACTCGGGTAATTTCGTTTGTCCCATTAGGTTTATCAAGTTCTGGTTATAGAATGGCGCAAATATATACAAAAAAGTATGAATATCAACAGCTTTAAGAAATCTGTTCAATTGATATTTCGGGAACGTCCGCACATTCCTTAAATTGCAGTAAGCAGCACCGATTTATCAAGACTATGGAAAAACGCGCTACCCCATCCGGACCCAAGCTACGCTTATGGCTAAAACGTATAGGCTTCTGGGGATTTATCTTCTTCCTGGTGAAGGGCCTTGCATGGCTGATCCTGGGCTACTATCTTATGAAGTAACGCCCCCGGCTACATGACA
The DNA window shown above is from Chitinophaga agri and carries:
- a CDS encoding alanyl-tRNA synthetase; amino-acid sequence: MEKRATPSGPKLRLWLKRIGFWGFIFFLVKGLAWLILGYYLMK